The following proteins come from a genomic window of Emys orbicularis isolate rEmyOrb1 chromosome 9, rEmyOrb1.hap1, whole genome shotgun sequence:
- the DVL3 gene encoding segment polarity protein dishevelled homolog DVL-3, with protein MAAAETKIIYHLDEQETPYLVKLPIPAERVTLGDFKGLLNRPNYKFYFKSMDDDFGVVKEEISDDNAKLPCFNGRVVSWLVSAEGSHSDGGSVCADNQPELPPSMERTGGIGDSRPPSFHPNTGGSRENLDNETETDSVVSSQRERLRRKDGPEHAPRVNGTAKGERRRDLGGYESSSTLMSSELETTSFFDSDEDDSTSRFSSSTEQSSASRLMRRHKRRRRKQKAPRIERSSSFSSITDSTMSLNIITVTLNMEKYNFLGISIVGQSNERGDGGIYIGSIMKGGAVAADGRIEPGDMLLQVNDINFENMSNDDAVRVLREIVHKPGPITLTVAKCWDPSPRGCFSLPRIAPQRIWAGPDSPCSDPGEPIRPIDPAAWVSHTAAMTGTYPAYGMSPSMSTITSTSSSITSSIPETERLDDFHLSIHSDMATIVKAMASPESGLEVRDRMWLKITIPNAFIGSDVVDWLYHHVEGFTDRRESRKYASNLLKAGYIRHTVNKITFSEQCYYIFGDLCGNMANLSLHDHDGSSGASDQDTLAPLPHPGAAPWPMAFPYQYPPPHPYNPHPGFPDPGYSYGGGSAGSQHSEGSRSSGSNRSGSERRKERDPKAGESKSGGSGSESDHTTRSSMRRERAASERSVPASQRSQHSLAHSIRSHHSQQSYGPPGLPPLYSPPMLLMPPPPSAMGPPGAPPGRDLASVPPELTASRQSFRMAMGNPTKNYGVFDFL; from the exons GGTCGTGAAGGAAGAAATCTCGGATGATAATGCCAAGCTTCCCTGTTTCAATGGCCGGGTGGTGTCCTGG CTGGTGTCTGcggaggggtcgcactcagatgGGGGATCTGTCTGTGCCGATAACCAGCCGGAGCTGCCGCCCTCCATGGAGCGTACCGGGGGCATTGGGGACTCCAGGCCTCCCTCCTTCCA ccccaacaCTGGGGGGAGTCGGGAGAACCTGGATAACGAGACGGAGACAGATTCAGTGGTTTCATCGCAGAGGGAGAGACTTCGCCGGAAAGATGGACCTGAGCATG cacccagagtGAATGGGACGGCAAAAGGAGAGCGGCGCCGAGACCTAGGCGGGTACGAGAGCTCTTCCACTCTCATGAGCAGCGAATTGGAGACCACCAGCTTCTTCGACTCGGATGAGGATGACTCCACCAGCAG GTTTAGCAGCTCGACAGAACAGAGCAGCGCCTCCCGCCTGATGAGAAGGCACAAGCGACGCCGGCGGAAACAGAAGGCCCCACGCATTGAGCGG TCGTCGTCCTTCAGCAGCATCACGGACTCAACTATGTCTCTGAACATCATCACAGTCACTCTAAACATGG AGAAGTACAACTTCTTGGGCATCTCCATCGTGGGACAGAGCAACGAGCGTGGGGATGGTGGCATCTATATCGGTTCCATCATGAAGGGGGGCGCAGTAGCGGCCGATGGCAGGATCGAGCCAGGAGACATGCTCTTGCAG GTGAACGATATCAACTTTGAGAACATGAGCAACGATGATGCTGTGCGCGTGCTGAGGGAGATCGTGCACAAGCCAGG GCCAATCACCCTGACTGTGGCCAAGTgctgggaccccagccccaggggctgcttcTCGTTACCCCGGA TTGCTCCCCAGCGGATCTGGGCTGGGCCAGACTCTCCATGCTCCGATCCGG GTGAGCCCATCCGACCCATCGACCCGGCAGCCTGGGTTTCCCACACGGCAGCGATGACTGGCACCTACCCGGCGTACGGTATGAGCCCATCCATGAGCACAATCACTTCCACCAGCTCCTCCATCACCAGCTCCATCCCAGAGACCGAGC GCCTCGATGACTTTCACCTGTCCATCCACAGCGACATGGCCACCATCGTCAAAGCTATGGCCTCCCCCGAGTCAGGTCTGGAGGTGCGCGACCGCATGTGGCTGAAGATCACCATCCCCAATGCCTTCATCG GTTCAGACGTGGTGGATTGGCTCTATCACCATGTGGAAGGTTTTACAGATCGGCGAGAATCCCGCAAGTACGCCAGCAACCTGCTGAAGGCCGGCTACATCCGACACACTGTGAACAAGATCACCTTCTCAGAGCAGTGCTACTACATCTTTGGAGACCTCTGCGGCA ACATGGCTAACCTGTCCCTGCATGACCATGACGGATCCAGCGGAGCCTCAGATCAGGATACGTTGGCTCCACTCCCCCACCCAGGAGCCGCACCGTGGCCCATGGCTTTCCCATATCAATACCCACCGCCTCATCCATACAACCCCCACCCAGGATTCCCTGACCCAGGCTACAGCTATGGTGGGGGCAGTGCAGGCAGCCAGCACAGTGAAG GGAGTCGCAGCAGCGGTTCAAACCGCAGCGGCAGtgagaggagaaaggagagagacccGAAGGCTGGCGAGTCCAAGTCGGGCGGCAGTGGCAGTGAGTCGGACCACACCACCCGGAGCAGTATGCGGCGGGAGCGGGCGGCCAGTGAGCGCTCGGTGCCAGCCAGCCAGCGCAGCCAGCACTCCCTAGCTCACAGCATCCGCAGCCACCACAGCCAGCAGTCGTATGGGCCGCCTGGCCTGCCACCCCTCTACAGCCCGCCCATGCTGCTGATGCCTCCGCCGCCTTCTGCCATGGggcccccaggagccccgccGGGCCGTGACCTGgcctctgtgccccctgaactGACGGCCAGTAGACAGTCGTTCCGAATGGCCATGGGCAATCCCA CAAAGAATTACGGGGTGTTTGACTTCCTCTGA